Proteins from a genomic interval of Microbacterium imperiale:
- a CDS encoding amino acid ABC transporter permease, producing MGVITDNLDLWGEALGNTLLLFFAGGAIALVLGTLVGAMRVSPIPAARAFGTVYVNTIRNTPLTLVFFFFAFGYPQLDLPNPGFTVLGIWALGIYTATYVAEVIRAGINTVPVGQAEAARAIGLTFGQVMTLVVMPQAFRSVVPPMMSVFIALLKNTTVAAGFSVAELGVIRSNLSERGENALIVLLWVALVFVVLVLLLSALQRRLENKWRIAR from the coding sequence GTGGGCGTCATCACCGACAACCTCGACCTATGGGGCGAGGCGCTCGGCAACACCCTGTTGCTGTTCTTCGCCGGAGGAGCGATCGCCCTCGTCCTCGGCACGCTCGTGGGCGCCATGCGCGTCTCGCCGATCCCCGCGGCCCGCGCCTTCGGCACGGTCTACGTCAACACGATCCGCAACACCCCGCTGACGCTCGTCTTCTTCTTCTTCGCGTTCGGCTACCCCCAGCTCGACCTGCCGAACCCCGGCTTCACGGTGCTCGGCATCTGGGCGCTGGGAATCTATACCGCGACCTACGTCGCGGAGGTGATCCGCGCGGGGATCAACACCGTCCCCGTCGGACAGGCCGAAGCCGCTCGCGCCATCGGCCTGACGTTCGGCCAGGTCATGACCCTGGTGGTCATGCCGCAGGCGTTCCGCTCGGTCGTGCCGCCCATGATGAGCGTCTTCATCGCTCTGCTGAAGAACACCACGGTCGCCGCCGGCTTCTCGGTCGCCGAGCTCGGCGTCATCCGTTCCAACCTCAGCGAGCGCGGCGAGAACGCCCTGATCGTGCTGCTCTGGGTGGCCCTGGTCTTCGTCGTCCTCGTGCTGCTGCTCAGCGCGCTGCAGCGACGCCTCGAGAACAAGTGGAGGATCGCACGATGA
- a CDS encoding glutamate ABC transporter substrate-binding protein, with product MRKTRITGAFAGVAIAAIALTGCNSGSPTSPGAAGGGDEESTGALWEVASDVSLEGSPTFDAITERDKVIVGVKEDQPGLGFLDATTNERTGFDVDIARWIAASLGYDEDKIEYKAIASANREQAIVNGDVDYYVGTYSITDARKQQIDFAGPYFITGQGLLVAADSDIASEDDLNADTRVCSATGSTPIQNIKANYPEVPTEEFDLYSACVDALINGTVDAVTTDQAILIGYAAQYPDDIKVVGEPFSEERYGVGLAKGDDAFRTHINELLTDGGDVWQGIFDKNLGESGITVEQPAVDAY from the coding sequence ATGCGCAAGACCCGCATCACCGGCGCGTTCGCCGGTGTCGCCATCGCTGCGATCGCCCTGACCGGCTGCAACAGCGGTTCGCCCACGTCGCCCGGCGCCGCCGGCGGCGGCGACGAGGAGAGCACGGGAGCTCTCTGGGAGGTCGCCTCCGACGTCTCGCTCGAGGGCAGCCCCACGTTCGACGCGATCACCGAGCGCGACAAGGTCATCGTCGGTGTGAAGGAGGACCAGCCCGGTCTCGGCTTCCTCGACGCCACGACGAACGAGCGCACCGGTTTCGACGTCGACATCGCGCGCTGGATCGCCGCATCGCTCGGCTACGACGAGGACAAGATCGAGTACAAGGCGATCGCCTCGGCGAACCGCGAGCAGGCGATCGTGAACGGCGACGTCGACTACTACGTCGGCACCTACTCGATCACCGATGCGCGCAAGCAGCAGATCGACTTCGCCGGCCCGTACTTCATCACCGGCCAGGGCCTGCTCGTCGCCGCCGACAGCGACATCGCGAGCGAGGACGACCTCAACGCCGACACCCGCGTGTGCTCGGCGACGGGTTCGACCCCGATCCAGAACATCAAGGCGAACTACCCCGAGGTTCCGACCGAGGAGTTCGACCTGTACTCGGCCTGTGTCGACGCGCTCATCAACGGCACCGTCGACGCCGTCACCACCGACCAGGCCATCCTGATCGGTTACGCGGCGCAGTACCCGGACGACATCAAGGTCGTCGGCGAGCCCTTCAGCGAGGAGCGCTACGGCGTCGGCCTGGCCAAGGGCGACGACGCGTTCCGCACGCACATCAACGAGCTGCTGACCGACGGCGGCGACGTGTGGCAGGGGATTTTCGACAAGAACCTCGGCGAGTCGGGCATCACGGTCGAGCAGCCGGCCGTCGACGCCTACTGA